Proteins encoded by one window of Arachis ipaensis cultivar K30076 chromosome B04, Araip1.1, whole genome shotgun sequence:
- the LOC107639499 gene encoding uncharacterized protein LOC107639499 gives MNFRSLEEFWAFYMTQHSKPSTRRWHFVGTLLSIFFLLCSFLFSWWFLFFVPFSGYGCAWYSHFFVEGNVPATFGHPFWSLLCDYKMFGLMITGQMDREIKRLGKRPVLQVF, from the coding sequence ATGAATTTCAGGAGCTTGGAAGAGTTCTGGGCTTTTTACATGACCCAACATTCAAAGCCATCAACTAGGCGCTGGCACTTTGTAGGGACCCTCTTGAGCATCTTTTTCTTGCTCTGTTCATTTCTATTCAGCTGGTGGTTCTTGTTCTTTGTGCCTTTCTCAGGGTATGGATGTGCATGGTACAGTCACTTCTTTGTTGAAGGCAATGTTCCAGCCACTTTTGGTCACCCATTTTGGTCACTACTTTGTGATTACAAGATGTTTGGTTTAATGATTACTGGTCAAATGGATAGAGAGATCAAGAGGCTTGGTAAAAGGCCTGTGCTTCAGGTCTTTTGA